One Campylobacter lari DNA segment encodes these proteins:
- a CDS encoding endonuclease MutS2 has translation MQEQFFKKLDLDGYIEDFRGLFARDKEIFLQGDSKLHYKRINELSLIDFNPPPMIEELNSALTHLSKQGILHLSQSFEFIKICMYFRYLKGLKFEESLKEWLLKIEIPQVILELFEYFDEKGEIKESVDERLVNLNLALKMKKESLVAEFKKLTYTKSLSAYLIDTQIHLIDGMEALLLRGGFNHVLKAKIIGRSSGGGFYVVPLSVEKIQSQIDEIKDAKEEIFYEYAKKISLVFYKNLMFLKFINNAFDLFDHYSARVLMAKKHDYEFVLADSSNNLSLYNFAHPALKNAKSVNIEFNKKVLIITGVNAGGKSMLLKGILSAALLAKHLLPMKINAQKSQIGNFKEFDAILEDPQNVKNDISTFAGRMLHFSKLLGKKNVLLGVDEIELGTDFEEAACLYTELISKLLEQDNKIIITTHHKRLAMLLAKNSQVELIAALYDEELSRPKYEFLKGTIGKSYAFETALRYGISANLVQNAKKLYGEDKENLEEMVSKNINLELSLRKKNEELEKKEAKVDEILLSLKDQKEKNEQEFKKLISNLEFKYHKAIEEAKKTINLKDIKEKQRSLNKANELKKSIVLPSMGQNEELRVGDFVKYEKIKGKITAISKNDAMIQSDGLSLRVPLKLLKKSNQTPTQNVKSSVNITRPSALNMTLDLHGLRSDEALERLDKFISDALIVGFDEVIVYHGIGTGKLAFAVKEFLKAHKSVKSFNDAPINQGGFGAKVVKL, from the coding sequence ATGCAAGAGCAATTTTTTAAAAAGCTAGATTTAGATGGCTATATAGAAGACTTTAGGGGACTTTTTGCAAGAGATAAAGAAATTTTTTTACAAGGTGATAGCAAGCTTCATTATAAAAGGATTAACGAGCTTTCGCTGATTGATTTTAATCCTCCTCCTATGATAGAAGAGTTAAATAGTGCTTTAACTCATCTTAGCAAGCAAGGAATTTTACATTTAAGTCAAAGCTTTGAATTTATTAAAATCTGTATGTATTTTAGATACTTAAAGGGCTTAAAATTTGAAGAAAGTTTAAAAGAATGGCTTTTAAAAATAGAAATTCCACAGGTTATTTTAGAGCTTTTTGAGTATTTTGATGAAAAGGGTGAGATTAAAGAAAGTGTTGATGAAAGACTTGTTAATCTAAATTTAGCTCTAAAAATGAAAAAAGAAAGCTTGGTAGCTGAGTTTAAAAAACTTACCTATACTAAAAGTCTTAGTGCGTATTTAATCGATACTCAAATCCATCTTATCGATGGTATGGAAGCCTTGCTTTTGCGCGGTGGGTTTAATCATGTCTTAAAAGCAAAAATCATAGGTAGAAGTAGTGGTGGTGGATTTTATGTGGTGCCTTTGAGTGTAGAAAAAATCCAAAGTCAAATAGATGAAATCAAAGATGCCAAAGAAGAAATTTTTTATGAATATGCTAAAAAAATCAGTTTGGTTTTTTATAAAAATTTGATGTTTTTGAAATTTATCAATAATGCTTTTGATTTATTTGATCATTATAGCGCTAGAGTTTTGATGGCTAAAAAACATGATTATGAGTTTGTTTTAGCTGATAGTTCTAATAATTTAAGCTTATATAACTTCGCACATCCAGCTTTAAAAAATGCAAAAAGTGTTAATATAGAATTTAATAAAAAAGTTTTAATCATCACAGGTGTAAATGCAGGTGGTAAATCTATGCTTTTAAAAGGAATTTTAAGTGCAGCTTTACTTGCAAAGCATTTGCTTCCTATGAAGATTAATGCACAAAAAAGCCAAATAGGAAATTTCAAGGAATTTGATGCGATTTTAGAAGATCCGCAAAATGTAAAAAATGATATTTCTACTTTTGCAGGAAGAATGTTGCATTTTTCTAAGCTTTTGGGTAAGAAAAATGTTTTATTAGGGGTTGATGAGATAGAGCTTGGGACAGATTTTGAAGAAGCTGCGTGTTTATATACTGAGCTTATTTCTAAGCTTTTAGAGCAAGATAATAAAATCATCATCACAACCCATCATAAACGCCTTGCTATGCTTTTGGCCAAAAATTCACAAGTAGAACTCATCGCTGCTTTGTATGATGAGGAACTATCACGCCCAAAATATGAGTTTTTAAAAGGCACCATAGGTAAATCTTATGCATTTGAAACGGCTTTAAGATATGGTATAAGTGCAAATTTAGTGCAAAATGCTAAAAAGCTTTATGGAGAAGATAAAGAAAATTTAGAAGAAATGGTAAGTAAAAATATCAATCTTGAACTTTCTTTGCGTAAGAAAAATGAAGAACTTGAGAAAAAAGAAGCCAAAGTAGATGAAATTTTACTTTCACTCAAAGATCAAAAAGAAAAAAATGAGCAAGAATTTAAAAAGCTTATTTCTAATTTAGAATTTAAATATCACAAAGCCATAGAAGAAGCTAAAAAAACGATAAATCTAAAAGATATCAAAGAAAAACAAAGAAGTTTAAACAAAGCCAATGAACTTAAAAAAAGTATTGTTTTACCAAGTATGGGGCAAAATGAAGAGCTTAGAGTTGGGGATTTTGTAAAATATGAAAAAATCAAAGGTAAAATCACTGCAATTTCAAAAAACGATGCGATGATTCAAAGTGATGGTTTGAGTTTGCGTGTACCATTAAAGTTGCTTAAAAAAAGCAATCAAACCCCAACACAAAATGTAAAATCAAGTGTTAATATAACCCGCCCAAGTGCTTTAAATATGACTTTAGATTTACACGGCTTAAGAAGTGATGAGGCACTTGAAAGATTAGATAAATTTATCTCTGATGCTTTGATAGTAGGTTTTGATGAGGTGATAGTTTATCATGGTATAGGCACGGGAAAACTAGCTTTTGCGGTAAAAGAGTTTTTAAAAGCTCACAAAAGTGTAAAAAGCTTTAATGACGCACCAATTAATCAAGGTGGCTTTGGTGCTAAGGTGGTTAAGCTTTAA
- the murC gene encoding UDP-N-acetylmuramate--L-alanine ligase, whose product MQKIHFIGIGGIGISALARFLKEQGFKISGSDIKESKITKELEKEGIDIKIPHHKDNVKDVDLVVYSAAIKEDNEELISAKKQNITTLSRKEALPMILKDKRVFAVAGAHGKSTTSSILASLIEASVIIGAVLKESGTNMLYKESENLIFEADESDSSFLNSNPYLAIVTNVEAEHLDHYGNDLARLHKAYEDFLRLSKIQVINAEDEFLSSLNLNNAKKLYPSKDITNIYMKVENFKPKTYFTLKDLGEFSVFGMGEHVAMDAALAILAASEFINIEELKTKLLKYQGIKKRFDILFANENMALIDDYGHHPTEIKTTLKAAGEYARLAGYEKIIAIFEPHRYTRLSANIEYFSEVLANVDELYILPVYAAGETKIEINMQKYFPKAKFIKEIKREESAIYLDDELIENGLVIGFGAGDISTKLRGKYV is encoded by the coding sequence ATGCAAAAAATTCATTTTATAGGTATAGGCGGTATTGGAATTTCAGCTTTGGCGAGATTTTTAAAAGAACAAGGCTTTAAGATTAGTGGTTCTGATATCAAAGAAAGTAAAATCACAAAAGAATTAGAAAAAGAAGGTATAGATATAAAAATTCCTCATCATAAAGACAATGTCAAAGATGTGGATTTAGTGGTGTATTCAGCTGCTATCAAAGAAGACAATGAAGAATTAATCAGCGCAAAAAAACAAAACATCACAACACTTTCAAGAAAAGAAGCCTTGCCTATGATTTTAAAAGACAAAAGAGTTTTTGCAGTTGCGGGAGCTCATGGCAAAAGTACAACTTCAAGCATTTTAGCAAGCTTGATAGAAGCTTCTGTGATTATTGGTGCGGTGCTAAAAGAAAGTGGCACTAATATGCTTTATAAAGAAAGTGAAAATCTCATCTTTGAAGCTGATGAGAGTGATAGTTCTTTTTTAAACTCAAATCCTTATTTGGCTATAGTGACTAATGTTGAAGCGGAACATTTGGATCATTATGGAAACGATCTTGCAAGATTACATAAAGCTTATGAAGACTTTTTGCGTTTGTCTAAAATTCAAGTGATTAATGCTGAAGATGAGTTTTTATCAAGTTTAAATTTAAATAACGCTAAAAAGCTTTACCCAAGTAAAGATATCACAAATATTTATATGAAAGTAGAAAATTTTAAGCCAAAAACCTATTTTACACTTAAAGATTTAGGTGAATTTAGTGTTTTTGGTATGGGTGAGCATGTAGCGATGGACGCTGCTTTGGCTATTTTGGCTGCGAGTGAATTTATAAACATAGAAGAGTTAAAAACTAAGCTTTTAAAATATCAAGGGATTAAAAAAAGATTTGATATTTTGTTTGCAAATGAAAATATGGCTTTGATTGATGATTATGGACACCATCCAACAGAAATCAAAACAACTTTAAAAGCAGCAGGTGAGTATGCAAGGCTAGCTGGGTATGAAAAAATCATAGCTATTTTTGAGCCTCATCGCTATACACGTTTAAGTGCAAATATAGAGTATTTTAGTGAAGTTTTAGCAAATGTTGATGAGCTTTATATTTTACCTGTGTATGCAGCAGGAGAAACTAAAATAGAAATTAATATGCAAAAATACTTTCCAAAAGCTAAATTTATAAAAGAAATTAAAAGAGAAGAAAGCGCTATTTATCTTGATGATGAGTTGATTGAAAATGGTTTGGTAATAGGCTTTGGTGCGGGAGATATAAGCACAAAGCTTAGGGGTAAGTATGTTTAA
- a CDS encoding carbon-nitrogen hydrolase family protein: MSSVVALQFPTLALSESRLDYYLKAAKESGANLVVLGEYVLNSFFSELKTMPKSMIKEQSQSKKASLIKLAKKYELNIIAPFISVENDGLKKLCLKVSPQNVKAYEQQILMPYAHWNEEKFFNNKKTDKLKLFTFTHEGLKCALLFGFEAHFDIFWQMIMKKKIDLVIIPTASTFESNQRWLELLKTRAFLNSTSILRVNRIGNLKQENEWKFYGDSFFINAFGEVQEQLGDQEEMLVVEVSKANEARNLWGFDKLIKNYEE, encoded by the coding sequence ATGAGTAGTGTTGTAGCTTTACAATTTCCCACTTTGGCTTTGAGCGAATCAAGGCTTGATTATTATCTAAAAGCTGCTAAAGAAAGTGGTGCGAATTTGGTGGTTTTAGGTGAGTATGTTTTAAATAGCTTTTTTAGTGAGCTAAAAACTATGCCAAAAAGTATGATTAAAGAACAAAGTCAAAGCAAAAAAGCAAGCTTGATAAAACTTGCTAAAAAGTATGAATTAAACATTATTGCACCTTTCATAAGTGTAGAAAATGATGGCTTAAAAAAACTATGCTTAAAAGTAAGCCCACAAAATGTAAAAGCGTATGAGCAACAAATTTTAATGCCTTATGCACACTGGAATGAAGAAAAATTTTTTAACAATAAAAAAACTGATAAACTTAAACTTTTTACTTTCACACATGAGGGCTTAAAATGTGCTTTGCTTTTTGGCTTTGAGGCACATTTTGATATCTTTTGGCAAATGATTATGAAAAAAAAGATAGACCTAGTCATCATTCCTACAGCTAGTACTTTTGAAAGCAATCAAAGATGGCTAGAGCTTTTAAAAACAAGAGCCTTTTTAAACTCAACAAGCATTTTAAGGGTTAATCGCATAGGTAATTTAAAGCAAGAAAATGAGTGGAAATTTTATGGAGATAGCTTTTTTATCAATGCTTTTGGAGAGGTGCAAGAACAACTTGGCGATCAAGAAGAAATGCTTGTAGTAGAAGTTAGCAAAGCAAATGAAGCTAGAAATTTATGGGGTTTTGATAAGCTTATCAAAAATTATGAAGAATAA
- a CDS encoding LysE family transporter, which yields MLEVILQGIVLGMGVSVPFGPVNILILNTALSSFKNAFCVGLGALSADILFLILINLGLLSFANNEFFYKILAVFGFFFLSFMVFLMLRKTRKVDLNKVNKTHPLKGFSKGFFLNVTNPYVIGFWVSVAGLSMQSKNSFALLFGLVGFIVFWIFTLSFFVSKFKALVKNKHIFYINLFSAFILEYFALSMLYKAFIG from the coding sequence ATGTTAGAAGTAATCTTACAAGGCATAGTTTTAGGTATGGGTGTGTCTGTGCCTTTTGGACCTGTAAATATTTTGATCTTAAATACTGCTTTATCTTCTTTTAAAAATGCTTTTTGCGTTGGACTTGGTGCTTTAAGTGCTGATATACTTTTTTTGATTTTGATTAATCTTGGGCTTTTAAGCTTTGCAAATAATGAATTTTTTTATAAAATACTAGCTGTTTTTGGCTTTTTCTTTTTGAGTTTTATGGTATTTTTAATGCTAAGAAAAACAAGAAAAGTCGATCTTAACAAGGTAAATAAAACCCATCCTTTAAAAGGTTTTAGCAAGGGATTTTTCTTAAATGTTACAAATCCTTATGTGATAGGCTTTTGGGTGAGTGTAGCAGGACTTAGCATGCAGAGTAAGAACTCTTTTGCCTTGCTTTTTGGTTTGGTGGGTTTTATTGTGTTTTGGATTTTTACTTTATCGTTTTTTGTGTCTAAATTTAAAGCCCTTGTAAAAAACAAACATATATTTTACATTAACCTTTTTTCAGCATTTATTTTAGAGTATTTTGCTCTTTCTATGCTGTATAAAGCTTTTATAGGATAA
- the gatA gene encoding Asp-tRNA(Asn)/Glu-tRNA(Gln) amidotransferase subunit GatA, which produces MVTLKEALKFSNEELENLKKELNEKAHQQKHLGAYLEQFLNKDLSTSGAGVPVAIKDNISVKDWKLTCGSKILQGYVAPYDASAIVNLRKNNFAPFGRCNMDEFAMGSTSATSFYGKTLNPLDNAKVPGGSSGGSAAAVAAGIALASLGSDTGGSVRQPAAFCGCVGFKPSYGRVSRYGLAAYSSSLDQIGVLTQNVEDAAILYDAIAGYDEKDSTSANIAFEPTAPKLNANKKLKIAVIKNYIEQTNDDVKQALLKTIDMLKANGHEIIYKDLMDSTFDVAAYYIIAAAEASANLSRYDGVRYGRRSEKCDNLSQMYVNSRSEGFGEEVKRRILLGTFVLSSGYYDAYYIKAQKARRFIKQKYEEILNDCDLIFMPVAPSVAFGFNDIKTPVQMYLEDVFTISVNLAGLGGISVPVGKNENGLNISAQLICKAYDEQTLLDGALSLEEIIKNK; this is translated from the coding sequence ATGGTAACTTTAAAAGAAGCTTTGAAATTTTCAAATGAAGAATTAGAAAATCTAAAAAAAGAATTAAATGAAAAAGCACATCAGCAAAAGCATTTGGGTGCTTATTTAGAGCAGTTTTTAAATAAAGACTTAAGCACTTCAGGTGCTGGTGTACCAGTAGCTATAAAAGATAATATTAGCGTAAAGGATTGGAAATTAACTTGTGGTTCTAAAATTTTACAAGGCTATGTGGCTCCTTATGATGCAAGCGCTATTGTAAATTTACGTAAAAATAATTTTGCCCCATTTGGAAGATGTAATATGGATGAGTTTGCTATGGGAAGTACGAGTGCGACTTCTTTTTATGGTAAGACTTTAAATCCACTTGATAATGCTAAAGTCCCAGGTGGAAGTAGTGGAGGGAGTGCTGCTGCAGTTGCTGCGGGGATAGCTTTGGCAAGTTTGGGTTCGGATACAGGTGGTTCGGTAAGACAGCCTGCTGCATTTTGTGGTTGTGTTGGTTTTAAGCCAAGTTATGGAAGAGTTAGTAGGTATGGTTTAGCAGCATATTCTTCAAGCCTTGATCAAATCGGAGTTTTAACGCAAAATGTTGAAGATGCTGCGATTTTATATGATGCTATTGCAGGTTATGATGAAAAAGATAGCACAAGCGCAAACATAGCTTTTGAACCAACCGCGCCAAAACTAAATGCAAATAAAAAGCTAAAAATAGCTGTGATTAAAAACTATATAGAGCAAACTAATGATGATGTAAAACAAGCCTTATTAAAAACCATAGATATGTTAAAAGCAAATGGCCATGAGATTATTTATAAAGACTTAATGGATTCTACATTTGATGTTGCAGCTTATTATATCATAGCAGCGGCTGAAGCAAGTGCAAATTTAAGTCGTTATGATGGTGTAAGATATGGCAGAAGAAGCGAAAAATGTGACAATCTTAGCCAAATGTATGTAAATAGCAGAAGTGAGGGCTTTGGAGAGGAAGTAAAAAGAAGAATTTTACTAGGAACCTTTGTTTTAAGTAGTGGGTATTATGATGCATACTATATCAAAGCACAAAAGGCTAGAAGATTTATCAAGCAAAAATATGAAGAAATTTTAAATGATTGTGATTTGATTTTTATGCCAGTTGCTCCAAGTGTTGCTTTTGGCTTTAACGATATAAAAACTCCAGTACAAATGTACTTAGAAGATGTATTTACTATTTCAGTGAATTTGGCAGGACTTGGTGGCATTAGTGTGCCTGTAGGAAAAAATGAAAATGGACTTAATATCTCTGCTCAACTTATATGTAAAGCTTATGATGAGCAAACTTTATTAGATGGTGCTTTGAGCTTGGAAGAAATTATCAAAAACAAATAA
- a CDS encoding SIR2 family NAD-dependent protein deacylase, which produces MKQVMILSGAGLSAPSGIKTFRASGGLWEEHDVMEVCSATGFRKNPKKVLEFYNKRRKELANVKPNHAHEIIALLKQKFPKQISILTQNVDDLLERAGCEEVVHLHGFLPELRCLECENIFNIGYESSDDKICPKCQSKSVRHNIVMFEEMAPNYKILYEKLQNCDLFVCIGTSGQVLPVGEYARVCKQSILNNLDEDKYLESNFIKVYIEDVCTAIDKIKIDIENLLEEKC; this is translated from the coding sequence ATGAAACAAGTGATGATTTTAAGCGGAGCAGGTTTGTCTGCTCCAAGTGGTATAAAAACTTTTAGAGCTAGTGGTGGATTATGGGAAGAGCATGATGTGATGGAAGTTTGCTCAGCAACTGGCTTTAGAAAAAATCCTAAAAAAGTTTTGGAATTTTATAATAAAAGAAGAAAAGAACTAGCTAATGTTAAGCCAAATCACGCACATGAAATCATCGCTTTATTAAAACAAAAATTTCCAAAACAAATTAGCATTTTAACGCAAAATGTAGATGATTTGTTAGAGCGAGCAGGCTGTGAAGAAGTGGTGCATTTGCATGGCTTTTTACCTGAGCTTAGGTGTTTAGAGTGTGAAAATATTTTTAACATAGGCTATGAAAGTAGTGATGATAAAATTTGTCCTAAATGTCAAAGCAAAAGTGTAAGGCACAATATCGTGATGTTTGAAGAAATGGCACCAAATTATAAAATTTTATATGAAAAATTACAAAATTGCGATTTATTTGTATGTATAGGTACAAGCGGGCAGGTTTTGCCCGTGGGAGAGTATGCAAGAGTATGTAAGCAAAGTATATTAAATAATCTTGATGAGGATAAATATTTAGAAAGTAATTTCATAAAAGTTTATATAGAAGATGTTTGTACAGCCATTGATAAAATCAAAATCGATATAGAAAATCTCTTGGAAGAAAAATGTTAG
- the xseB gene encoding exodeoxyribonuclease VII small subunit, with protein sequence MEFEDHIKQAELSLEKLNDKDLDLKTCVEIYKEGLKSIKQARTMLENAKLEIEQVDE encoded by the coding sequence ATGGAATTTGAAGATCACATTAAACAAGCTGAGCTTTCTTTGGAAAAACTTAACGATAAAGATCTAGACCTTAAAACTTGTGTGGAAATTTATAAAGAAGGTTTAAAAAGTATCAAACAAGCAAGAACTATGCTTGAAAATGCTAAATTAGAAATCGAGCAAGTAGATGAGTAG
- the guaB gene encoding IMP dehydrogenase: protein MKIIKRALTFEDVLLVPQYSEVLPKEVDIKTRLTKNITLNMPLISAAMDTVTEHRAAIMMARLGGIGVIHKNMDIASQVREIKRVKKSESGVIMDPIYIGPKASVKEALELMAEYRISGVPVVDENKTLIGILTNRDLRFETNFDNLVENVMTKMPLITAKKGSTLDDAERIFSTNKVEKLPIVDENNHLEGLITIKDLKKRKEYPNSNKDAYGRLRVAAAVGVGQLDRVKALVEAEVDVIVMDSAHGHSKGIIDTLKAIKAEFNVDVIVGNVASAKAVKDLCEAGADAIKIGIGPGSICTTRIVSGVGVPQISAIDECAIEASKYGVPVIADGGIKYSGDIAKAIAAGASSVMIGSLLAGTDESPGELFTYQGRQYKSYRGMGSLGAMQKGSSDRYFQEGTAQDKLVPEGIEGRVPYVGSIKSVVHQLLGGLRSSMGYVGAVDIKAFQERAEFVEITAAGLKESHVHDVTITAEAPNYKVSN from the coding sequence ATGAAAATCATAAAACGCGCTTTGACTTTTGAAGATGTTTTGCTAGTTCCTCAATATTCTGAGGTTTTACCTAAAGAAGTAGATATTAAAACAAGGCTTACAAAAAATATCACCTTAAATATGCCTTTGATTTCAGCTGCTATGGATACAGTTACTGAACATAGGGCAGCTATCATGATGGCAAGGCTTGGTGGTATAGGGGTAATCCATAAAAATATGGATATAGCTTCACAAGTTAGAGAAATAAAAAGAGTTAAAAAAAGTGAAAGTGGCGTGATTATGGATCCTATTTATATAGGGCCTAAAGCAAGTGTTAAAGAAGCACTAGAACTCATGGCCGAATATAGAATTTCAGGCGTTCCTGTGGTAGATGAGAATAAAACTTTAATAGGAATTTTAACTAATCGTGATTTGAGATTTGAAACTAATTTTGATAACTTAGTAGAAAATGTAATGACAAAAATGCCTTTAATCACTGCTAAAAAAGGCTCTACTTTAGATGATGCAGAAAGGATTTTTTCTACTAATAAGGTAGAAAAGCTCCCTATTGTAGATGAAAATAATCACTTAGAAGGCTTAATCACTATAAAAGATTTAAAAAAACGCAAAGAATATCCAAATTCAAATAAAGACGCTTATGGAAGATTAAGAGTGGCTGCAGCTGTGGGTGTAGGTCAGCTTGATCGCGTAAAAGCTTTAGTGGAAGCTGAAGTTGATGTTATAGTAATGGATAGTGCGCATGGACATTCTAAAGGGATTATTGATACATTAAAAGCGATTAAAGCTGAGTTTAATGTAGATGTGATAGTAGGAAATGTTGCAAGTGCAAAAGCGGTTAAAGATCTATGTGAAGCAGGTGCGGATGCTATTAAGATAGGTATAGGACCTGGTAGTATTTGTACTACGCGTATTGTTTCAGGTGTAGGTGTGCCCCAAATTTCAGCTATAGATGAATGTGCGATAGAAGCAAGTAAATATGGTGTGCCAGTAATCGCTGATGGGGGTATAAAATATTCAGGCGATATTGCAAAAGCTATTGCAGCAGGTGCAAGTAGTGTGATGATAGGTTCACTTTTAGCAGGAACTGATGAGAGCCCAGGTGAGTTATTTACTTATCAAGGAAGACAATATAAGAGTTATCGTGGTATGGGAAGCTTAGGTGCTATGCAAAAAGGAAGTTCAGATAGATATTTCCAAGAAGGTACAGCTCAAGATAAACTTGTGCCTGAAGGAATTGAAGGTAGGGTGCCTTATGTAGGAAGTATAAAAAGTGTAGTGCATCAACTTTTAGGTGGGCTTAGATCTTCTATGGGTTATGTAGGTGCAGTAGATATCAAAGCTTTCCAAGAAAGAGCTGAATTTGTAGAAATCACCGCAGCAGGATTAAAAGAAAGCCATGTGCATGATGTAACTATCACTGCTGAAGCACCAAATTATAAGGTAAGTAATTAA